GTTACATCTATCAAGGTTATAACCAGATTCAAATTTACTATTCTTTTAAGCTCCCTACTACTTATAACCTTCAATATTTCTGAAAGCTTGCCAACCCCAGAAGGTTCTATTATAATACTGTGAGGCTTATATTTACTGCATACCTCCTCTATAGCTTTTTTAAAATCCCCTGCAATAGTACAACATATACACCCTGCATTTATTTCTTTTATTTCTATATTTGTTTTCTTCAAAAAACTTCCGTCTATTGGCACTTTTCCAAATTCATTTTCTATTATAGCTACATTTTCTGTATATACTTTTTCAAAAATCAGCTTTTTGATAAGAGTGGTCTTCCCGGCTCCTAAAAATCCTGAAAAAATATCAACTCTGGTTTTCATAAACACATGCCTCCTTATTCGGATAAATTTACTTAATATTATAATATATATTAAATTAAATGCAAATTATTAGCATTTAGCATTGTTTATTTAAAAAATCAATATAGGAATGGCATTATTAAAATAATAACTATATAATATCAAATGCTATTTTCCAATTTTTCAATTTCTTTTTGTCCCCCTATAGCTACAATTATATCCCCTTCCAAAAATACAAAATCCGAAGTAGGTAATACATTTACATCATCTCCTCTTTTTATCATTATAATATTTATTCCATACTTAGACCTTATATTCAATTGCTCTAAATTTTTCCCAATCCATTTTTTTATACATAGTATTTCCGCTGCTCTATATTCAGGGGATAATGCTATAAAATCAAGCATATTATTTGATACCAGATTATGAGCAATTCTAACAGCTGTATCTTTTTCAGGAAAAACAACTTTATCAGCTCCTATTTTATATAAAATCTTTGCATGTAAATCTGTATTGGCCTTGGCAAGTACAAATTTCATACCCATTTCCTTTAACAACAAGGTAACTATAACACTGCTTTGAATGTCGGCGCCTATTCCTATTATAGCTACATCAAAATTATTCACCCCAAGTGCCTTAAGATTTTCCTCCTCTGTGGCATCTGCCTCAACTGCCTGTGTCACATAAGGAGTTATATCCTGAACATTGTCTTCTCTTGAATCCACTGCAAGTACATCATTTCCAAGTTCATAAAGAGTTCTAGCTATCGATTTTCCAAACCTCCCCAAGCCTACTACTAAATACTGTTTTTTTTTCATAAGATCATCTCCGTTTTTTAAATTTTATCCAATTAATATTTTATCTTCGGGATATTTTATAGATTTAGGAATTTTCCTATTTATCATGGATAATATTATAGTGAGACCTCCTAATCTTCCAAAAAACATGCTTATAATTATAACTATTTTTCCTATAATGCTCAAATCAGGTGTAGTTCCAAAGCTCAATCCTGAAGTTCCTATAGCCGATATACACTCAAAAATTATAGTTTCCAAGGATTCATCCTTTTCCGTTACACCTAATATCAAAGCAGATATAAAAATCAAAATTATATAAACTATGAATATAACAATAGCTTTGTATACCAAATCTTTTTTTATGGTTCTTTTATAAATTTCAGTTTCCTGTCTGCCTTTTATTACAGATACAGCTGTCATTATAATTAGGGCTGCAGTGGTTGTCTTTATCCCTCCTGCTGTAGAACCCGGAGCCCCACCTATAAACATAAATACAATAGTTAAAAATTTACTGCTCTCATTCATGTCAGAAATAGAAATTGAATTAAATCCTGCAGTCCTCACAGAAACTGAAGCAAAAAATGAAGATAACAGCTTATCTCCTGATGTCATATATTTCATAGTAGCTGGATTATTAAATTCAAATAAAAAAAACAATATGGTTCCAGAGGCTAAAAGTACAACAGCCATTGTTATACAAACCTTTGAATTAAGAGAAAGTCTCTTTGTATACTTAAAACTTAAATTATATATTTCCTGCCATACATAAAATCCCAATCCTCCAATGATAATCAATACACTTATAGTAAATATTATTGTAAAATTATTATAATAAGGCATTAAACTTCTACCCTCTCCAATTAAGTCTATGCCAGCATTACAGAATGCAGACACAGAGTGAAAAATCGAATAAAAAAGTCCTCTATAAACTCCAAACTGAGGAATGAACTGAGAAGACAAAACAACTGCTCCCACAGTTTCTACTAAAAAAGTAAACAATAATATGTACTTTGACATTTTTACAAGCCCCTGTATATTAAAAGAATTAAGTGACTCGTGAATTAACAGTCTTTCTTTTAATGTAATTTTTCTTCCTAAAATCAATGCAATAAGAGTGGAAAACGCCATAAATCCAAGACCACCAATCTGGATTAAAGCCAAAATTACCGTTTTCCCAAAATAGTTCCAATGAGTTCCTGTATCCACTGTTATAAGCCCTGTTACACAGGTTGCAGATGTAGCTACAAATAATGAATCTATAAAATTGGTGTATGTATGATTTTCAGAAGATATGGGAAGCCATAGTAAAATGGCACCTACAATAATTATTAACAAAAACCCTAGTATTAAAATTTGAATTTCATTTATTTTAAATAATGGTTTACTTTTAAGCTTCATTAAAATTCACCTTCTGTTTATAAATTACTCTTTATAGTATATCTAATTTAAAAATACTTACCCGATTTATTTAAAAAATTAAAATTTTCTTGGACAATTATCTCCATTTGTGAACCACCTACAGGGCTTACATCCTAAGCATTTAATAATACTCTTTCCTTCTCTTATATGACTTGTAAAATCATAATCTGCAAGCTGCGCTCTACCTATGGCAACAAAATCCGCCAAATTATTATCAATTAAATAATTGGCCTGCTCTTTTGTCTTAATTGAATTTACTGCAATTACAGGTATATTTACCTGTTCTTTTATTTTAGCTGCGCCATATACAATCCAATTACAGGGAAAATCTTTTGGTACTTCTTCTTTAATTGGTGTATTATCATATCCCGTAGAAACATGAATATAGTCCATACCTGAAGCTTCAAATTTTTTTGCCATATTAATGCTGGTTTCCAAATCGCTCTCATTACATCCCATCCTAATTCCAACTACAAAAGAAGCACCAACCTTTTGTTTAACTCCTTGAAGAATCTCCATTGTAAATCTCAATCTATTATCTAAGCTTCCGCCATACTCGTCCACTCGCTTATTTATTTTAGTTGAAAAGAACTGTGTCATAAGATAGGAGTGGGCTCCGTGAAATTCAACTCCATCAAAACCAGCTTTCTCGGCTCTAAGGGCAGCGTTTACAAAATCCTGTTGAATTGAATGAAGTTCATGCTTTGTCATAGCCCTGGCAGATATATTCCTATGAATATAATCAGAAGATGTAATAGTATCTTTATTAACAGGCTTGGAGGTTTTAAGTCCTGCATGATGAAGCTGGAGAATAACTTTTGCATTATATGTATGACAAATGTGCGCTATTTTACCCAACCCCTCTATATAATCATCACACCAAATTCCCAGCTGATCTGGAAATATCTTTCCACTTTCGGAAACTGCTGCTGCTTCCACAATTATCAGACCCGTACCACTTTTAGCTATTCTTTCATAGTGGTATATATTTTTCTTTGATACAAAACCATTCTTATCTGCAAAATTAAAACAAACCATAGGAGGTAGTACAATTCTATTTTTTATTTCTAGATTTCTAATTTTACGTGGTGTAAAAAGTGTATTCATTATCTTCTCTACCTTTCATTTATTTTTAAAACTAATTTTTTATTACTCAGACATCTTTACCCTCAATCCTCTATAACGGTTCAAAGCGGCACAGAATTCATGTTTCCTAGGAAGTGCCAGATTACCTGGATGACCTGTATAGGGTGAAATAGAATCTAATCCAAACTTTTCTATCTGCTCATATAGTCTATTGACAGCTTGAAAAACAGATGCCCTATCATCCAACATATGTTTTCTCAAAAAATCAATCATTACAGCAATACAATTGGTTTGGCTGTCATCTACTAATTGTTCCAAAGCAGAAAGATCAATAATTTCTCTTCCATATGAAATCTTATATTTCCCTCTAGGCTTAATGCGATCTTCTTTCCCTGTTCCTAAAAATCCCGCCTTTAAAGGTATTCTATGTGTAATTTCTCCAAATTTACTATTTGTGATTTGTTCCCGTATGTATCCATGGGAATTTGCAATCTCTTTGGCAGTACTTGTTACATCCTTTGGCACATATTCATCCATCATAACAATTTGGTGTGCCACATCAAAATAATCCCCTGAACCTCCAACTATCAATATAGTTGAAACCCCATTGTCATCATATAATGATTTTACCTTATCAATAAAAGGTGTTATGGGTTCTTTATCTTTTGAAACTAATTTTTGCATCCGTCCATCCCGTATCATAAAATTGGTAGCAGAGGTATCCTCGTCAATCAATAAAAGTGAGGTTCCCACTTCTAAAGCTTCCATAACATTTGCTGCTTGAGAAGTACTTCCACTGGCATTTTCCGTGGAAAATTTAAAAGTATCTTTATTTCCCGGCAAATTGCCGATAAAGGTGCTAATATTAACCTTTTCCACATTGCGTCCATCTTCAGCACGAATTTTTACTGCATCTTGCCAGGTAATGACAAATTCTCTGCCATCACCGGGAATATGATTATATACACCAAGTTCAAGTGCCTTCAGCAATGTAGATTTTCCATGATAACCTCCGCCTACAATTAAGGTTATTCCCCGTGGTATTCCCATTCCTGTAATTTTGCCATTATAAGGCAGTAAAATTTCTATTTCAAATTTTTCCGGGCTTGCAAATGGAATTTGACCTTTAAACAACGGCTTATCTGATATACCGCTTTCCCTTGGCAAAATGGAGCCATTACCAATAAAGGCAGCAAGACCCCTTCTCTCTAATTCTTTTCGAATATACATTTGATCCAAAATTAAATTCACCTGATTTTTTAATGCTTTTTGATCAATATTTTTATAAAACAAGGACCTATCCACTATTTTAGGAAGGATCTCCTGAAAGATACGGTTGGCAGCTTTACCCAAAACTCGTCTTCCTGCGGCAGGCAAACCAACTTCAAATCTCACTTCAATACGGTCATTTTTAATCAAAACAGCTGTCCTCTCAAGCATTTCTTGCCCACAATGATCAATTAGTAAAAGTCCACTACCCCCTGTTCCACTGATACCCTTATTTAAGTGCTGGATATTCTTCCATAAGACTCTCGTTAGAAAATCCGAAACAGCTGTTATTTTATCTTTTGAATCAATCAGATCATCTGGAATGCCTGTAATATCACGATTAATTACAATGTGAGATTTAGATGGAGGAGCATATGGATCTGCCTGGACATGGTCAACAAAAAGTTGATATGTTCCAAAATTATATGCTTCCTTTATTTCTTTATAAGCAGAATACCCACGCCCATCTATAGACATCAATAGTTTTTCAAGTTCATGATGGTTTTTCAAATTAAATGCCCCCTTGTATGTATTATTCTTTCTTTGCTCTATTATACATTATTTGAAAATTACATGGGAATATAAATTCCTTTAGACATATAATAATCTGGTTAACATTAAACTCATCATGGCAAATCATCTCAGCCCAATTATACATATTCTCAATCCTGTTATTATTTCGGGAATCTAAAATGACCTGTTATTCTAGGCATCCAATACATAATTTCATCACCTTCTCTAGCATAAGGTGGTACATTATGTATTATATATGGAATACCATCTGCTCTCCTTTTATCAGAAACTACAGCTATATGTTCACTGTGATCGAAAGTTATGATATCCCCTGGCTGCCATTCTTTTAAATTCTCTATATCATTGGGTTTCAGCTCAATAGTAACACTAGCTGCATATTTTTTAAAATAAACATAAAGATTATCCACCCTTCTAAAATCTATATTGGGATCTGGCTGACCCTCAATTCTTTCGTAATCACCAGGATAATTTCTTATATCTTCATCTACCATATCTTTTAGATTATATCCTGCATCCCTAAAAGCTCTCCATACCAAGTCAGTACATACTCCTTCATTCTCTGGAGGATATCCGCCTACATAATAGCCTTCTTTATATTTTACCTTTTTATCTGCTTCTTTTCTTGCTCCAAGTACTATATCTTTCTGATCCTTTATGCCGTCTTTATCTTTGTCTGAATTTATCAATACTATTCTTTTATTTAACTTTTCATCAATTGTCTCATTCTTTTTTTCACTAGTTGTATTTTTAGTTTGAATTCTTGCTGTATTTTTACTGTAAAATACATTTTTTTGCGTGAAAAGCTTAAAACTTATAGCGATTAAACAAATTAAAATTGAAAATATCACGAAAAACTTTTTTCTCATTTCTTACCTCCTTCTTCCCTTTATTATAAAGCATATTTAAAAAATAGTTACTATGTTGTTTTTTAAGTTTTCTTGTGGAATTAAAAAAAGGTGACCTTTCACCAACAATATAAGTTGAGAAAAACCACCTAGCGGTAATCATACATTACTTGTTTAATCAGTTTATTAATCTTCAATATCTTCATTGATCCACAGATTTGCCAGATGAACAGCACCACGAAAACCCATAAAGGGCGGTTCATAAGGATGCAGACGCCATTTTATATCGGGGTTGGAAATTTGCATTTCCGTATTGCGCCCCGCCCACTTAAGTACTTCACCGCTTGCCATAAGATATCCCTTCTTATGTGCCTGAACTGCTCTTATCCACTCGTCCTCTGAAAAATATGGTATATCCTCACCTCCCATATGTGGACAGTCACACCAGCAAGTTCCTTTGGAAAGAGAAAGCTCACCGCATCCAAAAGATAATATGCCACCTACCACATCTGCATGTCCACCCAATGACAATACAGCTTCATCCGGGTGTGATCTTACTATATGCCGAAAGGACGGCATTACTGGTGCAAGCCGACTCCAGACAATTTCTCTCTCTGCTTTGAGGAAAGCTTGATTCACAGCCAGTCCAGATATTTGTGCAATTTCCTCAAGCCACCGCACAGTTCCCTCAATACCGTAGGGTCTCCTTAAAATATAGGGTATATCAAACCTCCTTTTTAGATGTTCTGCAGCAGGTATTCCTTCGCACCGTATAACAAGGTTGATATGTGCATTACCCATCCGTTGGATTTGTTCTACAGATGTATCTGAGGTCATCACACACAACGGTTTCATACTGAAAGCACCTTCCATTATACGAAGGATTTCATTTGCATCAGCCTGAAAGCGGAATAGATCCGCACAGGAACCAATAATATTAAAAGTAGGCTGTGGAGTTCTTTCCCCATCCACCGGCAATGTTTTGACAAGCAGCAAAAGTGCCTCCTGCACACCCCGATGCTGAGTGATGTTAAACCCGCCGTATCCAAAAGGCAGCAGACGTACATCAGGATATTCTGGCTGCAATTCCTTACAGAGAGCGGAAATATCCATTCCAATCACCTCAGGAATAGATGAGGGCAAAAGAAAAATCACCTGGGGATGATCACTTTTTACAACATTAGCAATTGTATGGTTAA
This window of the Clostridium kluyveri DSM 555 genome carries:
- a CDS encoding ABC-ATPase domain-containing protein; this encodes MKNHHELEKLLMSIDGRGYSAYKEIKEAYNFGTYQLFVDHVQADPYAPPSKSHIVINRDITGIPDDLIDSKDKITAVSDFLTRVLWKNIQHLNKGISGTGGSGLLLIDHCGQEMLERTAVLIKNDRIEVRFEVGLPAAGRRVLGKAANRIFQEILPKIVDRSLFYKNIDQKALKNQVNLILDQMYIRKELERRGLAAFIGNGSILPRESGISDKPLFKGQIPFASPEKFEIEILLPYNGKITGMGIPRGITLIVGGGYHGKSTLLKALELGVYNHIPGDGREFVITWQDAVKIRAEDGRNVEKVNISTFIGNLPGNKDTFKFSTENASGSTSQAANVMEALEVGTSLLLIDEDTSATNFMIRDGRMQKLVSKDKEPITPFIDKVKSLYDDNGVSTILIVGGSGDYFDVAHQIVMMDEYVPKDVTSTAKEIANSHGYIREQITNSKFGEITHRIPLKAGFLGTGKEDRIKPRGKYKISYGREIIDLSALEQLVDDSQTNCIAVMIDFLRKHMLDDRASVFQAVNRLYEQIEKFGLDSISPYTGHPGNLALPRKHEFCAALNRYRGLRVKMSE
- a CDS encoding NADH:flavin oxidoreductase; translation: MNTLFTPRKIRNLEIKNRIVLPPMVCFNFADKNGFVSKKNIYHYERIAKSGTGLIIVEAAAVSESGKIFPDQLGIWCDDYIEGLGKIAHICHTYNAKVILQLHHAGLKTSKPVNKDTITSSDYIHRNISARAMTKHELHSIQQDFVNAALRAEKAGFDGVEFHGAHSYLMTQFFSTKINKRVDEYGGSLDNRLRFTMEILQGVKQKVGASFVVGIRMGCNESDLETSINMAKKFEASGMDYIHVSTGYDNTPIKEEVPKDFPCNWIVYGAAKIKEQVNIPVIAVNSIKTKEQANYLIDNNLADFVAIGRAQLADYDFTSHIREGKSIIKCLGCKPCRWFTNGDNCPRKF
- a CDS encoding TrkH family potassium uptake protein; translation: MKLKSKPLFKINEIQILILGFLLIIIVGAILLWLPISSENHTYTNFIDSLFVATSATCVTGLITVDTGTHWNYFGKTVILALIQIGGLGFMAFSTLIALILGRKITLKERLLIHESLNSFNIQGLVKMSKYILLFTFLVETVGAVVLSSQFIPQFGVYRGLFYSIFHSVSAFCNAGIDLIGEGRSLMPYYNNFTIIFTISVLIIIGGLGFYVWQEIYNLSFKYTKRLSLNSKVCITMAVVLLASGTILFFLFEFNNPATMKYMTSGDKLLSSFFASVSVRTAGFNSISISDMNESSKFLTIVFMFIGGAPGSTAGGIKTTTAALIIMTAVSVIKGRQETEIYKRTIKKDLVYKAIVIFIVYIILIFISALILGVTEKDESLETIIFECISAIGTSGLSFGTTPDLSIIGKIVIIISMFFGRLGGLTIILSMINRKIPKSIKYPEDKILIG
- a CDS encoding nitrogenase component 1 produces the protein MGLHRFKPLPSGRMGILWTLATIRDAALVEFGCMGHMFYSNVTLKRAGVHDACKLYSTHIDETDIVFGGTSRLNHTIANVVKSDHPQVIFLLPSSIPEVIGMDISALCKELQPEYPDVRLLPFGYGGFNITQHRGVQEALLLLVKTLPVDGERTPQPTFNIIGSCADLFRFQADANEILRIMEGAFSMKPLCVMTSDTSVEQIQRMGNAHINLVIRCEGIPAAEHLKRRFDIPYILRRPYGIEGTVRWLEEIAQISGLAVNQAFLKAEREIVWSRLAPVMPSFRHIVRSHPDEAVLSLGGHADVVGGILSFGCGELSLSKGTCWCDCPHMGGEDIPYFSEDEWIRAVQAHKKGYLMASGEVLKWAGRNTEMQISNPDIKWRLHPYEPPFMGFRGAVHLANLWINEDIED
- a CDS encoding DUF1287 domain-containing protein; the encoded protein is MRKKFFVIFSILICLIAISFKLFTQKNVFYSKNTARIQTKNTTSEKKNETIDEKLNKRIVLINSDKDKDGIKDQKDIVLGARKEADKKVKYKEGYYVGGYPPENEGVCTDLVWRAFRDAGYNLKDMVDEDIRNYPGDYERIEGQPDPNIDFRRVDNLYVYFKKYAASVTIELKPNDIENLKEWQPGDIITFDHSEHIAVVSDKRRADGIPYIIHNVPPYAREGDEIMYWMPRITGHFRFPK
- a CDS encoding potassium channel family protein; amino-acid sequence: MKKKQYLVVGLGRFGKSIARTLYELGNDVLAVDSREDNVQDITPYVTQAVEADATEEENLKALGVNNFDVAIIGIGADIQSSVIVTLLLKEMGMKFVLAKANTDLHAKILYKIGADKVVFPEKDTAVRIAHNLVSNNMLDFIALSPEYRAAEILCIKKWIGKNLEQLNIRSKYGINIIMIKRGDDVNVLPTSDFVFLEGDIIVAIGGQKEIEKLENSI